A window from Heliangelus exortis chromosome 17, bHelExo1.hap1, whole genome shotgun sequence encodes these proteins:
- the IGSF6 gene encoding immunoglobulin superfamily member 6, giving the protein MASFNKLKNMLMLAFDWILYGAGATDTCQVTVTQPRFQEADYFMHTVFLTCAFSASGCSSSTPQVLWFRFLTNQHEDLCTPRCTDQQKYKVHLLAENNISLQINDLTVNDTAIYICGIAFSDSSSPRSKQTGDGTVLTKTGSEKKHSNGNLIFIFMIITSTLLFLYSTTVFTFVVYKLKPEWLKKSGNEDQSTENSKINSKRKIFQAIAQELQKQRFTEHCGQLDDLSDDTVYQNR; this is encoded by the exons ATGGCATCTttcaacaaattaaaaaacatgctAATGCTGGCATTTGACTGGATTCTGTACGGTGCTG GTGCTACAGATACCTGCCAAGTCACTGTAACACAGCCCAGATTTCAGGAAGCTGACTACTTCATGCACACTGTATTCCTAACAtgtgctttttctgcctctgggTGCTCCTCGTCCACACCACAAGTTCTATGGTTTCGGTTTCTAACCAATCAACATGAGGATTTGTGTACTCCTAGATGCACAGATCAGCAGAAGTACAAAGTACATTTATTagcagaaaataacatttcactTCAGATCAATGATCTCACTGTAAATGACACTGCTATTTATATCTGTGGAATAGCATTTTCAGATTCCAGTTCACCCCGTTCTAAACAAACAGGAGATGGAACAGTGCTAACAAAAACAG GATCAGAGAAGAAGCACAGCAATGGAAAtctcatcttcatcttcatgaTCATCACCTCAACCTTACTATTTCTATACAGCACTACTGTATTCACATTTGTAGTCTACAAG TTAAAACCAGAGTGGCTAAAGAAAAGTGGGAATGAAGACCAAAGCACAGAGAACTCT aAAATCAATAGTAAACGAAAAATTTTTCAAGCAATTGCCCAAGAACTTCAAAAGCAGAGGTTCACTGAGCACTGTGGACAGCTT GATGATTTGAGTGATGACACTGTTTATCAGAACAGATGA
- the METTL9 gene encoding protein-L-histidine N-pros-methyltransferase isoform X3 has protein sequence MIVTCRDGGRQQHRHSIVSKDLWTLFLVLWYVCNREQLSESLQPIFVQSYLDHGTQIFLNNSIEKSGWLFIQLYHSFVFSIFSLFMSRTSINGLLGRGSMFVFSPEQFQRLLKINPEWKSHRLLDLGAGDGEVTKVMSPHFEEIYATELSETMIWQLQKKKYRVLGINEWQNTGFQYDVISCLNLLDRCDQPLTVLKDIRSVLEPTRGRVILALVLPFHPYVENVGGKWEKPSEVLEIKGHTWEEQVNSLPEVFSKAGFAIEAFTRLPYLCEGDMYNDYYVLDDAVFVLKPV, from the exons ATGATTGTCACTTGCAG AGAtggtgggaggcagcagcataGACACAGCATTGTTTCGAAAGACTTGTGGACCCTCTTCTTGGTACTG TGGTATGTCTGCAACAGAGAACAGCTGTCTGAATCCCTTCAGCCTATTTTTGTCCAGAGTTACCTTGACCATGGAACACAGATTTTCTTGAACAACAGCATTGAGAAATCAGGCTGGCTGTTTATTCAGCTTTACCACTCTTTTGTGTTCTCAATTTTTAGCCTCTTTATGTCTAGAACATCCATCAATGG gctgctgggaaggggctcAATGTTTGTGTTTTCCCCAGAACAATTTCAAAGActgcttaaaataaatccaGAGTGGAAATCCCACCGACTTCTTGATTTAGGGGCTGGGGATGGTGAAGTCACTAAAGTCATGAGCCCTCACTTTGAAGAAATCTATGCCACTGAGTTGTCTGAAACCATGATATGGCAgcttcagaagaagaaatacag gGTGCTTGGTATAAATGAATGGCAAAACACAGGATTTCAGTATGATGTTATCAGCTGTTTGAATTTGCTGGATCGCTGTGATCAACCACTGACTGTATTAAAAGATATTAGAAGTGTACTGGAGCCAACTAGGGGCAGAGTTATTCTAGCATTAGTTCTGCCATTTCACCCTTATGTGGAAAATG taggTGGCAAGTGGGAAAAGCCCTCAGAAGTTTTGGAAATCAAAGGGCACACTTGGGAAGAACAGGTGAATAGCCTGCCAGAAGTTTTCAGTAAAGCTGGTTTTGCCATAGAGGctttcaccagactgccatACCTATGTGAAGGTGATATGTATAATGACTACTATGTACTAGATGATGCTGTCTTTGTCCTCAAGCCAGTGTAA
- the METTL9 gene encoding protein-L-histidine N-pros-methyltransferase isoform X1: protein MRLWLGWLCCYALFLWELRRRMWSGSARYLRSPLSRSLYVNMMGSPNQPAPGARENHQWYVCNREQLSESLQPIFVQSYLDHGTQIFLNNSIEKSGWLFIQLYHSFVFSIFSLFMSRTSINGLLGRGSMFVFSPEQFQRLLKINPEWKSHRLLDLGAGDGEVTKVMSPHFEEIYATELSETMIWQLQKKKYRVLGINEWQNTGFQYDVISCLNLLDRCDQPLTVLKDIRSVLEPTRGRVILALVLPFHPYVENVGGKWEKPSEVLEIKGHTWEEQVNSLPEVFSKAGFAIEAFTRLPYLCEGDMYNDYYVLDDAVFVLKPV from the exons ATGAGACTGTGGCTAGGGTGGCTGTGCTGCTACGCTCTGTTCCTGtgggagctgaggaggaggatgtggtCTGGATCTGCCAGGTACCTGAGGAGCCCTTTATCCAGGTCCCTCTACGTGAATATGATGGGCAGCCCCAACCAGCCAGCCCCCGGCGCCAGGGAGAACCACCAG TGGTATGTCTGCAACAGAGAACAGCTGTCTGAATCCCTTCAGCCTATTTTTGTCCAGAGTTACCTTGACCATGGAACACAGATTTTCTTGAACAACAGCATTGAGAAATCAGGCTGGCTGTTTATTCAGCTTTACCACTCTTTTGTGTTCTCAATTTTTAGCCTCTTTATGTCTAGAACATCCATCAATGG gctgctgggaaggggctcAATGTTTGTGTTTTCCCCAGAACAATTTCAAAGActgcttaaaataaatccaGAGTGGAAATCCCACCGACTTCTTGATTTAGGGGCTGGGGATGGTGAAGTCACTAAAGTCATGAGCCCTCACTTTGAAGAAATCTATGCCACTGAGTTGTCTGAAACCATGATATGGCAgcttcagaagaagaaatacag gGTGCTTGGTATAAATGAATGGCAAAACACAGGATTTCAGTATGATGTTATCAGCTGTTTGAATTTGCTGGATCGCTGTGATCAACCACTGACTGTATTAAAAGATATTAGAAGTGTACTGGAGCCAACTAGGGGCAGAGTTATTCTAGCATTAGTTCTGCCATTTCACCCTTATGTGGAAAATG taggTGGCAAGTGGGAAAAGCCCTCAGAAGTTTTGGAAATCAAAGGGCACACTTGGGAAGAACAGGTGAATAGCCTGCCAGAAGTTTTCAGTAAAGCTGGTTTTGCCATAGAGGctttcaccagactgccatACCTATGTGAAGGTGATATGTATAATGACTACTATGTACTAGATGATGCTGTCTTTGTCCTCAAGCCAGTGTAA
- the METTL9 gene encoding protein-L-histidine N-pros-methyltransferase isoform X2, with product MRLWLGWLCCYALFLWELRRRMWSGSARYLRSPLSRSLYVNMMGSPNQPAPGARENHQWYVCNREQLSESLQPIFVQSYLDHGTQIFLNNSIEKSGWLFIQLYHSFVFSIFSLFMSRTSINGLLGRGSMFVFSPEQFQRLLKINPEWKSHRLLDLGAGDGEVTKVMSPHFEEIYATELSETMIWQLQKKKYRVLGINEWQNTGFQYDVISCLNLLDRCDQPLTVLKDIRSVLEPTRGRVILALVLPFHPYVENGGKWEKPSEVLEIKGHTWEEQVNSLPEVFSKAGFAIEAFTRLPYLCEGDMYNDYYVLDDAVFVLKPV from the exons ATGAGACTGTGGCTAGGGTGGCTGTGCTGCTACGCTCTGTTCCTGtgggagctgaggaggaggatgtggtCTGGATCTGCCAGGTACCTGAGGAGCCCTTTATCCAGGTCCCTCTACGTGAATATGATGGGCAGCCCCAACCAGCCAGCCCCCGGCGCCAGGGAGAACCACCAG TGGTATGTCTGCAACAGAGAACAGCTGTCTGAATCCCTTCAGCCTATTTTTGTCCAGAGTTACCTTGACCATGGAACACAGATTTTCTTGAACAACAGCATTGAGAAATCAGGCTGGCTGTTTATTCAGCTTTACCACTCTTTTGTGTTCTCAATTTTTAGCCTCTTTATGTCTAGAACATCCATCAATGG gctgctgggaaggggctcAATGTTTGTGTTTTCCCCAGAACAATTTCAAAGActgcttaaaataaatccaGAGTGGAAATCCCACCGACTTCTTGATTTAGGGGCTGGGGATGGTGAAGTCACTAAAGTCATGAGCCCTCACTTTGAAGAAATCTATGCCACTGAGTTGTCTGAAACCATGATATGGCAgcttcagaagaagaaatacag gGTGCTTGGTATAAATGAATGGCAAAACACAGGATTTCAGTATGATGTTATCAGCTGTTTGAATTTGCTGGATCGCTGTGATCAACCACTGACTGTATTAAAAGATATTAGAAGTGTACTGGAGCCAACTAGGGGCAGAGTTATTCTAGCATTAGTTCTGCCATTTCACCCTTATGTGGAAAATG gTGGCAAGTGGGAAAAGCCCTCAGAAGTTTTGGAAATCAAAGGGCACACTTGGGAAGAACAGGTGAATAGCCTGCCAGAAGTTTTCAGTAAAGCTGGTTTTGCCATAGAGGctttcaccagactgccatACCTATGTGAAGGTGATATGTATAATGACTACTATGTACTAGATGATGCTGTCTTTGTCCTCAAGCCAGTGTAA